The following proteins are co-located in the Haliovirga abyssi genome:
- a CDS encoding dihydrofolate reductase has protein sequence MSLILVAAMSKNKIIGKNGKMPWDIKEDLKKFKEITLNKTVVMGRITYESIGRKLPQRENIILTRDKNYKKYGCIIIHSFNEILEMSKTKDIYIIGGGNLYSYFIKFAEKIYLTYINKEYSGDTFFPEIKKDEWEEIENLKRYSEEEEVDYYFKVLVRKI, from the coding sequence GTCTGATTTTAGTTGCTGCAATGTCTAAAAATAAAATTATAGGAAAAAATGGAAAAATGCCTTGGGATATAAAAGAGGATTTAAAAAAATTTAAAGAGATTACATTAAATAAAACAGTTGTTATGGGGAGAATAACATATGAAAGTATAGGCAGAAAATTACCCCAAAGAGAAAATATAATATTAACTAGAGATAAGAATTATAAAAAGTATGGCTGTATAATTATTCACTCGTTTAATGAAATATTGGAAATGAGTAAGACAAAAGATATTTATATAATAGGTGGCGGAAATTTATACTCCTATTTTATAAAATTTGCAGAAAAGATATATTTAACTTATATTAATAAAGAATATTCAGGAGATACTTTTTTCCCAGAGATAAAAAAAGATGAATGGGAAGAGATTGAGAATTTGAAAAGATATAGTGAGGAAGAAGAGGTGGATTATTATTTTAAGGTGCTTGTTAGAAAAATTTGA
- a CDS encoding methyl-accepting chemotaxis protein, whose protein sequence is MGKSEKSIKLKKKLKRKEKNQIGFFGNLSIRKKLLIFFILVGVLPVILIGVTSYKSAKESINAKVGFFTLQMTKQLGENINFKIKKIEDLTTSVMLDKKLQKVLSKDKYIDQLDELESQNIVGQSLQDIMYSNKELNGVSILKDESHEYNLSNEKGQFNKFKDELVKAKSSEVWYAEDNNKSLYYLKALVNPSLNKFMGILVLRFDLEYFSDIFKKMDLGDGAIFKILDKNNKIIMTNNKKIKLKNILKNDFGIEDSKDYLTVYSKLSNNWKVVVEIPKKNLIKDIYKVRNMNIILGVMFILLALIILNAISKSFTVPLKKILNLMEKVKNGNMQIKSEIKSKNELGELSDGFNKMIENVRDLIENTNIVVDNVVEDSGLLRKLSEQSASSTEQISVSIKNIAEGTKSQTKLSKQGTESINILSRQIDDVNKNIAKATGNTIKAKNVGNQSIKIMEDLSSKSDESLKITGEIEKSILELSKNTKEILNMTKLIDKISEQTNLLSLNAAIEAARAGEAGKGFAVVAKEIRDLSNETKNANSLISNTANKISSEMEGMINLIKIALVNYEAQTNSVKESDVALKNIIKTTNEIIDEIDEINSLIVTVYERKEDVVSKIKEISDVSENISVSINEVSAATNEESESAVQIKDFAIDLSELMGELNSEVKKFKI, encoded by the coding sequence ATGGGGAAGAGTGAAAAAAGTATTAAATTAAAAAAGAAATTAAAAAGAAAAGAAAAAAATCAAATAGGTTTTTTTGGAAATCTAAGTATTAGAAAGAAGCTATTAATATTTTTTATTTTAGTTGGAGTATTACCTGTAATATTAATAGGTGTTACTTCGTACAAATCTGCAAAAGAATCTATAAATGCAAAAGTAGGTTTTTTCACATTACAAATGACAAAACAACTTGGAGAAAATATAAATTTCAAAATAAAAAAAATAGAAGATTTAACAACGTCAGTTATGTTAGATAAAAAATTACAAAAAGTGTTATCAAAAGATAAGTATATAGATCAATTAGATGAATTAGAGTCGCAAAATATAGTTGGACAATCATTACAAGATATAATGTATTCAAATAAAGAGTTAAACGGTGTCTCAATATTAAAAGATGAAAGTCATGAATATAATTTATCGAATGAGAAAGGACAGTTTAATAAATTTAAAGATGAATTAGTAAAAGCGAAATCATCGGAAGTTTGGTATGCGGAAGATAATAATAAATCATTATATTATTTAAAAGCATTAGTTAATCCATCATTAAATAAATTTATGGGGATTCTTGTTTTGAGATTTGACTTAGAATATTTTTCAGATATATTTAAAAAAATGGATTTGGGAGATGGAGCTATATTTAAGATTTTAGATAAAAATAATAAAATTATTATGACGAATAATAAAAAAATCAAATTAAAAAATATTTTGAAAAATGATTTTGGAATAGAAGATTCAAAGGATTATTTAACTGTTTATTCTAAATTATCAAATAATTGGAAAGTAGTTGTAGAAATTCCAAAAAAGAATTTGATAAAAGATATTTATAAAGTGAGAAATATGAATATTATTTTAGGAGTTATGTTTATATTATTAGCTTTAATTATTTTAAATGCAATTTCAAAAAGTTTTACTGTTCCATTAAAAAAAATATTAAATTTAATGGAAAAAGTTAAAAATGGAAATATGCAAATAAAATCAGAAATAAAAAGTAAAAATGAATTAGGTGAGTTATCAGATGGATTTAATAAAATGATTGAAAATGTAAGAGATTTAATTGAAAATACTAATATAGTTGTAGATAACGTAGTTGAAGATTCAGGATTGCTTAGAAAGCTATCAGAACAATCAGCAAGTTCTACAGAACAGATTTCTGTATCAATAAAAAATATAGCAGAAGGGACTAAATCTCAAACTAAATTATCTAAACAAGGGACAGAAAGTATAAATATACTTTCAAGACAAATAGATGATGTTAATAAAAATATAGCTAAAGCTACAGGAAATACAATTAAAGCTAAAAATGTAGGGAATCAATCTATTAAAATAATGGAAGATTTGAGTAGTAAATCAGATGAAAGTTTAAAAATAACAGGAGAGATAGAAAAAAGCATATTAGAATTAAGTAAAAATACTAAAGAGATATTAAATATGACAAAATTAATAGATAAAATAAGTGAACAAACTAATCTATTGTCTTTAAATGCTGCAATAGAGGCAGCTAGAGCTGGAGAAGCAGGTAAAGGATTTGCAGTTGTTGCTAAAGAGATAAGAGATTTGTCTAATGAAACAAAAAATGCAAATAGTTTAATTTCAAACACTGCTAATAAAATTAGTAGTGAAATGGAAGGAATGATAAATTTAATTAAAATTGCATTAGTTAATTATGAAGCTCAAACTAATTCTGTAAAGGAATCAGATGTGGCACTTAAAAATATAATAAAAACTACAAATGAAATAATAGATGAAATAGATGAAATAAATAGTCTTATAGTAACGGTATATGAAAGAAAAGAAGATGTAGTCTCAAAAATAAAAGAGATTAGTGATGTATCAGAAAATATAAGTGTAAGCATAAATGAGGTATCAGCTGCTACTAATGAAGAATCAGAATCAGCTGTTCAAATAAAAGATTTTGCTATAGATTTAAGTGAATTAATGGGAGAATTAAATAGTGAAGTTAAAAAATTTAAAATTTAA